In Oligoflexia bacterium, the genomic stretch TTTCAGTTTGAGCATTGTGTTGAGCTATTGCTGTGTTCTCCATGAAAAACTTCAAAGCCTGGGCTCGTGACCATTTTTTATGATGAATGCCAGTATCAACAACGAGACGTGCTGCGCGCCATGCCTGATCACTCCACATTCCAAACATCGAGAGCTCATCACGGTAAAATCCAACTTCACTCATCAAGAGTTCGCTGTAGTGAGCCCAACCTTCGACATAAGCGGTGTTACCCCAACTCGCTCTAAATCTTGGTAGATCTTTAAGCATCAATGCGGTTGATACTTGAAGCAGATGCCCTGGTAAACCTTCATGTGCACTTAATGAATCCATGAGGTAGCGTGCTCGTGTTTCAGGTAGATATGTATTGATGTAGAAGTAGCCAGGGCGTGTGAAATTTTGGTCTGGAGCTCCTGCGTACCCGGCGGCTGCTGATTGTTCCATGACCGGATCAATTTTTCTTACTTCATATTGAGCAGGGGGCATATTTATAAACAACTTAGGTAGGAATGATTTTGCTCGTTCCATGCTTGCGGCTGCTGCTTCATAAACTTCGTCTCGAGTTTTAAAAAAGTTATTGGGATCTTGACGAACATGTATAAAAAATTCTTGAAGAGTCCCCGTGAATCCGAGTTTGCTAGCAATAGCTAGCATTTCAGTTTGGCACTTTTTAAGCTCTTCAAAACCAATTTGGTGAATGACCTCGGGATCAAGGCTTGCGGTGGTGAAATAGCTAATTAATTTTTTATAAGATTTTACACCGTTTGGTTGTGCCCAAATACCGTCGTGATCTGTAGTTGTATGGGGAAGATATTTATTTTTCAAATAGTCATGCATCTTTTTAAAAGACACGGCAATATGTGTGGATAGGGCATCTTGTGCACGTTTTAAATAAACTGGATCTGTGATTTTTGCGACATGGGTGTTAAATGGTGATACCCCAGCGTCGAGTGCTTTAATATTGGCTTCAATCTGAGTGATGGCCAATTCAACTCCGAAGCGCGGAGCAATATAACCTTTGGTAATTCCTTTGTTCCAAGATTTAATTTTATTGTCAAAATACGCAGGCACAGCTTCAAGTCGTTTGATGAAATTTTCTAAATCTTGGGTCGTCTTCAATGGAAAGTATGTGAAAGTGTCGGCAAGCCAAACGTGAGGGCTCGAAAGTTGATTGTATTGAGCCTTTTTTGAAAACCAATAAGTGTGGATCTCCATGCTGTTGTAGCTTCGGAGCTAAGATCCTCTAGGCGATCATTATATTTAGTTTCACCTTCAAAGGTGGACCACATAGGGGCGTAGGCCATAAGGGCATCCCAATAATCTTGGCTTAATTGGGTAAGTGCTTGATTTGCAGTTTCATTGCGAGATTGTTGGGGCTGGTGCAAAAGTTTACTATCGATTCGAAATGCAAATGAAGATGTTGAAGTGAAAAATAACAATATGATTGTCAGCAGTTTATAAACACCCATGCTTTTACCCCCTGGTATGCAAAAATTAAGAAAACTATTAGGCATTGTTTTAATGAGTGGGCGGGGGAAGTGTCAATTGCAAAGATCTGTTAGATCGCAGGTTTTAAGATTTATGTGGAGTAAATAAATTATAAGTAATGATTATTTAGCGAGGATCAATCGCAATCCAAAAATCTGAATCTGGATTGTATAAAACATTTGTCACGTTTAAATTAAAATACAAAGACGGATCTTTTGTTGCACTCACGATTTGATGACCTGCAAAGCGCACAACACTATTTTGAAATTGGGAATGGAAAAACCGGTATGCATCTCGTACAGCCCCAGAAATTACTCCATCAATAACAAGTTTGTTAATATCTGCGATTGTTAAACCTGTTTTATAAGTCATCATTAATGAGTCATTTGCGAGGTCAGCATCTAAGACCTTGGTGACGCTGACATAACTGTCGGCAAGTATTTTATATAAATTCACATGATCAGCTAATATTCTTGGCGATTTAAATTTCTTAATTACAGTTAGACGACCTTTAATTTTTATTAGTACAACGGTTCCTTCACTGCCTTCTCCTAAAACATTTAAAATCGGATACCGTGAACCATTAAATTCTATTTCATCAATTCGGTTTTTGGGTGGAATTAATCGTTGTTTTAGTATTTGTAAATGGGCCTGAACAAGTTTGGGTTTAGCTTCTGCAATAATAGAATGGTTTTCTTGAATATATTCATGTGATAATTTTATTTTTACGTCGGGTTTAATTTCATCAAATTTTATTGGTTTACCATTTTTTTTCTCAACCCATTTTACAAAACTCGATTTAATTCGTGCATTGCCATCCAACGCCCCTTCAACTTCATCAATAAGAAATTCGTCAATTGAACTAAGTGTCTTAATGCAAAATCCATTTGGGCGAATGGTGGCATTAGCAGGCGAGGCTAAAAAAACTAATAAAATAGGCAAAATAACTTGATACATATCACGGCTATAAGCACGCAATATGCCAAAAATGAACTCGCTTATAAGCTGTAGGCATGGCTAGGTGCAGGTTTAAGGGGTGAATAAGATCCAGAAATTGTCACTAAAAGTGAGAAAAACTGTCATTTTCTATGGGTGACTTGCCATTGGGTTTTACGCGTGATATTTGCTTTCATCTGAGGTTTGGGGGATATAATGCAATACTTTTACAAGCTAATTTTATCGTTAACAACCTTCGTTTTCTTGACGTTTCCGGTTTCTGTAAATGCGCTAGCGCCTGTTGTTTACCCACAAATAATTGCAACTTCACTTGCCCCTTCAGGTATTGAAGCGATTATTGAATTCACTTCCACAGTTGTTATGCCTGAGAATACGCAACTCACCCAACAGACGTTAACGAATATGGCTATAAAACAGACGAGTCATCTTTTGTCTGTATTTGAAGTTGAGGAATATACAAAAAAAATTGGTGGATGGAGTTCTGATGTATTGGGTTTGATAAGCCTTGGACCCATGGTTTCAGTGACTTACATCTCAGATAAAAATACAAATCTAGGTCACGAGGTAACTTACAGAGCCGTTCAAAGAGTAATTGCGCGTCGAAGACTCATACAGCCAGGTGAAACAAAAGCCCTGCCACTTTTTATTCCACGAGATCCTTCAAAAATTTATGCATTAGAATGTACATCTCGTCAGGTACCTGAGAAAGAATTTTTCTTTTATTTTTGGAATCCTTTCAAGCGAGGTTGTGCTTCGCAATTAACGGGTGTGAATAAAGTAGATGAAGTCACAGCGTCACTTACGGGATTACCAATTCCTAATCCAGAAACAACTCGTCCTGATTACGCAAGTCTTGCTGCACAAGCGAGAGCAAGAGGTGAGTTGCGCGTATCTGTTTTACTTGGATTTGATAGCAGTTGGAGAAATCGTCAAGATGTTGGGAGACGCAGTTACAACGCCCTTATTGATCAATTTGTAAATAAATCTGGATTCCAAATTGTGAAGGTTGGCGATTACAAAACAAAACCATTTATTGATTTGGTACGCGCCGAAAGTGCGACGCAGCCAAAAGTAAGTCTGTCAATTTCGCTTACTGAAAGTGATATAGACAGGCCCGTCATTTTTGCTCAGCGCGCTCGTTATGCTTATGAAAATTCAGATATAGTTGTATATGCAGGGCATTCTGGTCTTGGTGGAAGCTTGAACTTAGACAAAATTGCAGCGTTTAGTAGCTCGAATCCGGCAATGCCCATTCCGATTCGGTTTCCGAATGCTTATCAGATTTTGTATTTTGATAGTTGTGCTAGTTATTATTTCTACGCTCATTCATATGCATTGCAACGTCGTGGAATGCGCAAAGTCGATGTTATCAGTAATGGTCTTGCGAGTTATTTTCTCAGTCAAAATGAAGATATTCGTGTATTTGTAAAAACCTTTAGTGCCCTTCAAACTTTTATCGATGCTGAAGGATCACCTTCATGGCTCGATATTCTTAATCGCATTGAACGAGCACCTGGGCCAAGCTATTTTGTAAACGTGTTACAAGTACGTCAGTGAAGCGGGTGAACAGGTGGAGATTTTAAATGTCTTACAAAGCTTCGAAGTTTTTCAACCTCAGGTGATGGCGGCGATTTATTCATAAACAAAGTGAGATCGTTGTGGGCGTCAGCGAAATGTCCAATTTGGTATAATAACAAGCCACGTTCTTTATATTCATTCACCCGCATGGGGCTAGTTTCAATAATCATATCTAATACTGTTAAGAGCGATGACCACTGTCTCGAATCAAGATACATTCCTTTGAGCATTCCTAAAAAGCGAACCATCATTTGCGCTTCAGTAGGTGTTTCAAGAAAAGTTCCGTTAAGAGCGACACTTTTGCCCATTTTTTGAGATAACTTTTTTTGTAGTTCAGAAACAGAAAGAAGTTTTCCTTGATCTGAAGGGTCTAAGAAAAAAAGTTGATGGCGATAAAGTGTCTTTACATAAAAATGGCCAGGAAAATTTACAAAATTTATCGGTGCAAGACCTGAGCGTTGACAAAGTTCACGGTAAAGTAAAGCCAGTGCTAATGGGTGACCTTCGCGGTTTTCTAAAAGCTTAGCCATAAAAAGTGAATCGGGATTATTTTCCCCTGTTTTTTTAAATTGTTTCTTATTAAATAAAAAATCATTGAGCGCTGATATTCCTTCAATAGCATCATTGTAAGGTTGGTTTTGTGAAGCAAACTCATGAATAAGAAAATCGATACGTTTACTTGTTTTTTGAGCGCATACTTGTTTGCCGCTTAAGATTTCATGGGTTAATAAAATGAGTGGAAGTGTGGTTACCCGAGAAGGTGATGCTGCTAATGCCACTCTATATGATGTCAAATCGATACGAGCAATACTCATATGAAAAACTGTAAGATAATTTTTTTAATTCTACAAGACTAGAACATGGCGCTAAATACCAATGCGCATTAGAAGTTACGCGTCATAAAACCGAGTGTTTTTACTTTTGCGGGAGTTGTGCTTTTAGCGATTCAATTATTTTTTGTTCTTCAAGATCCTTGGCAGTAAAGTCTTGGGTAAGTTTGTCATTTTCGGTAGTTGCATCTTTAATTTTATTTTCAATATCGGTGAGCTCTTGTTCAAATTCACTTTGTTTCAATTCCCCAATGCTTAACGCTTCGTCACGTGCTTCTGTATTCGTAGCGATTTGACTTTTTAGGTTATCTAAAACCTGTTTTTGTTCACCTAGATCATAGGTCAGGGTTTTATGTTTGAGTTCAAGTTCTTTACCAGTCAATGGCTGTTTACGCATGATCATGTAGCCCTTAACTTTTGTAGCTAAGTCGTCGCATTCTTTTCCAAGCGCATCTATTTCTTCTACTGTCTTTGTAAAACTTTCTTTAGCTTTCCTTTCAGCAGCAAGTGCTTCGTGATTTGGATTTGTTTTGTATTGCTCGACATAAAAATTAAGCCGAAAGGGATCGTCACTATCATTTTGTTGAAAAATTTCATATTTTCGCAAGAGATCTGTCAAAGCTCCTTGTTTAATTTCGTCTTCAGCTTCTTTGCCTTTTCCTTCGAGTTTTTTTCCGAGGTTGGCTTTTTTTTGTGCATCGGGTGTTGCGCTTTTGTTGAGATAATCAACACCTTCACTTAGTGAAATGAAAAGTTTTACCTGCTGATTGCCGGGCATAATCATTAGGGCCCAGTGTTGTGTCGGAACTCCGGAACATGCACTTAAAGCTCCACGCATAACAGCATAACTGATAATTCCCAAAAGAAAGTTCCGCGCCGCATCATCAGTTACGGTGTACTGACTTGCATCAAATAGAACTTTAAAACGCCCCTGATTAATTTTTTGCTCGAGTTTAAAGCGAACAGCGGCGGCTTCGGATTCTCCGAGACCACCTATGATTGTGACTACTTGTATTTCACCTTGAGTTGAAAAGCTAATTTCCATGATTCAAGTCTACTTACCTTGACAGTTATTAAGCAAGCCCGAGAAGATGTTGAGATGGCAAAAAAAGATGCAAGAACACCCGATCAAAAGATAAAACAGCTAGAGATGGAGCTAGAAGACCGCGAACGCGAACTTTTAGCGTTCAGAAAAGAACTTGGCGACGTGAATGTTCAGCTGGAGAAGTTTATCAACCAGATGTCCAATGAATTGCAACTGGCTTCACTCATTCAGCGAAGTCTAGTGCCCACAGAGATACCGACGATTCCTGGTTTTGAGTTTTCTACAAAATTTGTAGCGTCACCCATATCTGGGGGTGATTATTTCGATATTTTTGAACTCGAAGATAAAATGCGTTTTGGAATCATCATGGCCAATTCATCTGGTCATGGAATGGCCTCACTTTTTTTATCGGTATTATTAAAGCTCACAACTCAAATTGAAGCGCGTAAAGGTCTGGACCCCAGCGAAGTTTCAAATAATATGACTAAAGAAATGCAAGGTGCTGTTAATGCAAAAGATACGACAAATCTTTTTTATGGTGTCATTGATCGTCGTCGTTACACACTGACTTATTCAAAAGCTGGAAATATAAATTCTTATATTTACAATCGAGAACAAGATAAATTGGTGAGGCTCGAGGCCACACAAGGCCCTATCGCTAAAAGTTCAAAGCCAAATCAAAAGAGTGAAACCATTTCTCTGGATCCGAGAGATAAACTTATTGTTACAAGTGAAGGTCTAACAAAGGCTCTAAATCGCTCTGATGAAGCATTTAGTGAAGATCGTCTTTTTGAGCATATTCTAAAAAATCCTGGTGCGAAGTGCCACGACATGCGAAATGAAATATTGTTTCAGTTAGAAAAGTTTACAAATGGCCGCGATTACATTCAGGATTTGAGCATTCTCGTGATGGAAGTAAAAGACAAAGTTATTAAACTTCGTAAAGGTTGACATCATCCTCCTCAGATATAAGCTCAGATGTTATGGTAACTCAGTTATTTAAAAGAGGATCATATTTTTTAGGTGCCTGTGCCCGTGAAGTTGGTGCCAATGTCATGGCAGCAAATTTATATCCATTTGGTTTTTTTAATGCAGCACTCAAAGCGCAAAAACATTCAACCCTTGCCGTAAATCCAAGGCCTATCATTCTTGTTCATGGAATTATTCACAATAGATCTGCATTCGTTTATTTAAAGCTAAGAATGCAAAAACTTGGTTGGGAAAATATTTATCCGCTCAATTACAGTACATTTCATGGAAATGTCTTTTATATGGTTGAGCAACTCGCTGAAAAAGTGAATGAGGTCATGCGTGTCACGGGATGTGATCAGGTAGATATTGTTGCACATTCTTTGGGTGGAATTGTTTCGCGTACCTATATGAGTTTGGGTGAAGGTCGAGGCAGGGTAAAAAGATTAATCACTCTTGGAACGGCGCACCAAGGAACAGCTTTAAGTTTTTTAGCTAAAGGGCTTTCTCGCGGAGCGTTAGATTATGATATGAAGATGAAGTCATTTTTACTTCGTCTTTTAGAAAACACGGCTCTTCCAAATAATAGTGAAGTGGTGAGCATCTATTCAGCATTTGATTGGACTGTTGTTCCCTCTGACAATGCTATTATTCGTGGTCAACCTGAAAGTTCATTTAAGAATGTAAAATTAGATTATTTAGGTCATACAGGCCTTCTGTACAGTAACGAAGCCTTCGATGTCGTCACAAAAGAAATACTTTCAATAGAAACTCAAAGAGCAGATTAGATTTGCCAATGGTTTTCCGATATGATCAAAGGCATATCATAATAATTTTTCGCGCGCGCGAAAGGACAAATTTTCATGGCATCAGAGTCGAAAGTTGAAGTGTATGACAAAGCAATTGATAAAGGATTAGAGGGGATCGTCGCTTGTACGACAGCGGTTTCTTCAATTGTCGATGCCACTCTCACTTACGCAGGTTACACAATTGACGATTTGTCTGAACACTCAACCTTTGAAGAAACAACATTTCTACTTTGGAATAAGCGATTTCCAAAAGTTACAGAGTTAGAAAAATTCAAAAAAGATTTAGCTCAAAATATGATACTCGAAAAAGAGTATGTAAATTTCTTAAAAGGACTTCCCAATAAAAACGTACATCCCATGGAGTGGCTCAGAACTGCCGTATCAGGCCTAGCACTCTGGGATAAAGAAGCTACCGATATCTCCGCTGAATCTAATCAACATAAAGCACTTCGTTTAACAGCTAAAATGGGCCCAATCGTTGCCGCACTTGAGAGATTTCGCACCGGTCAACAATTGCTCGAGCCAAAACTTGATAAATCACTTGCTTGGAATTTTTTGTATCTGCTTAAAGGTAAAGAGCCTGACCCCTATCATGTGAAAGTATTTGATACCGCTCTCATTTTACATGCTGATCATGAGTTAAACTGTTCAGCATTTAGTGTTCGTGTGACCACAAGTTCTCTGAGTGATTTACATTCTGCTATCACGAGCGGAATCGGTACACTTAAAGGGCCTCTGCATGGCGGTGCAAATGAGCAAGTCATGAAGATGCTCCTTAAAATCGGCAACATGAAAGAATGTGAAACTTTTGTTAAAAATGCGCTTGAGAACAAAGAAAAAGTAATGGGTTTTGGTCATCGCGTTTATAAAAACGGAGATCCACGGGCAAGAATTTTAAAAAGCATGTCACAGGAACTTGGTAAGCGCCGTGGTGAACCACAATGGTATGATATGAGCGTTCATATTGACGATATCATGCAAGACAAAAAAGGCCTTTTGCCCAATGTCGATTTTTATTCAGCCAGTGTTTATTACTGTCTTGATGTTCCCATTGATCTGTACACACCTATCTTTGCTGTAAGCCGCATCTCTGGTTGGATTGCACATGCGTTTGAGCAATATGCAAACAATCGTATTTATCGTCCACGCGGCCATTACTCTG encodes the following:
- a CDS encoding DUF885 domain-containing protein, with the protein product MEIHTYWFSKKAQYNQLSSPHVWLADTFTYFPLKTTQDLENFIKRLEAVPAYFDNKIKSWNKGITKGYIAPRFGVELAITQIEANIKALDAGVSPFNTHVAKITDPVYLKRAQDALSTHIAVSFKKMHDYLKNKYLPHTTTDHDGIWAQPNGVKSYKKLISYFTTASLDPEVIHQIGFEELKKCQTEMLAIASKLGFTGTLQEFFIHVRQDPNNFFKTRDEVYEAAAASMERAKSFLPKLFINMPPAQYEVRKIDPVMEQSAAAGYAGAPDQNFTRPGYFYINTYLPETRARYLMDSLSAHEGLPGHLLQVSTALMLKDLPRFRASWGNTAYVEGWAHYSELLMSEVGFYRDELSMFGMWSDQAWRAARLVVDTGIHHKKWSRAQALKFFMENTAIAQHNAQTEINRYAVSPGQALAYKIGQREFLRLRELAKQELGSKFDIKQYHSVVLSEGGVPMSVLSEVVQKWINSLKQPKD
- a CDS encoding tetratricopeptide repeat protein, with the protein product MSIARIDLTSYRVALAASPSRVTTLPLILLTHEILSGKQVCAQKTSKRIDFLIHEFASQNQPYNDAIEGISALNDFLFNKKQFKKTGENNPDSLFMAKLLENREGHPLALALLYRELCQRSGLAPINFVNFPGHFYVKTLYRHQLFFLDPSDQGKLLSVSELQKKLSQKMGKSVALNGTFLETPTEAQMMVRFLGMLKGMYLDSRQWSSLLTVLDMIIETSPMRVNEYKERGLLLYQIGHFADAHNDLTLFMNKSPPSPEVEKLRSFVRHLKSPPVHPLH
- a CDS encoding SpoIIE family protein phosphatase — translated: MAKKDARTPDQKIKQLEMELEDRERELLAFRKELGDVNVQLEKFINQMSNELQLASLIQRSLVPTEIPTIPGFEFSTKFVASPISGGDYFDIFELEDKMRFGIIMANSSGHGMASLFLSVLLKLTTQIEARKGLDPSEVSNNMTKEMQGAVNAKDTTNLFYGVIDRRRYTLTYSKAGNINSYIYNREQDKLVRLEATQGPIAKSSKPNQKSETISLDPRDKLIVTSEGLTKALNRSDEAFSEDRLFEHILKNPGAKCHDMRNEILFQLEKFTNGRDYIQDLSILVMEVKDKVIKLRKG
- a CDS encoding citrate/2-methylcitrate synthase, translating into MASESKVEVYDKAIDKGLEGIVACTTAVSSIVDATLTYAGYTIDDLSEHSTFEETTFLLWNKRFPKVTELEKFKKDLAQNMILEKEYVNFLKGLPNKNVHPMEWLRTAVSGLALWDKEATDISAESNQHKALRLTAKMGPIVAALERFRTGQQLLEPKLDKSLAWNFLYLLKGKEPDPYHVKVFDTALILHADHELNCSAFSVRVTTSSLSDLHSAITSGIGTLKGPLHGGANEQVMKMLLKIGNMKECETFVKNALENKEKVMGFGHRVYKNGDPRARILKSMSQELGKRRGEPQWYDMSVHIDDIMQDKKGLLPNVDFYSASVYYCLDVPIDLYTPIFAVSRISGWIAHAFEQYANNRIYRPRGHYSGNRDLKWVAPDKR